The stretch of DNA CCTGCAGGACCAACTGTCTGGGTTTGATGTGACGGCCCACCGTCAGCAGGGGGTCCGCTCCGCTctgagacacaaaaacaacccCTGCTGCATTTTCCAAATCCTGGTGGAAACGCTTTCAtccgcacacacacccctgcacacagtGTGTGTGGTCCCTACAGTGCTCCAGCTGCGGGCTGGGAACCAGTCCGGCCCCGAAGCGGGCCCTGGGACGCTCGGAGCGATCCGTCTGGGAATGGAGAGAAACTAGGAATGACATGACAGGGAATCGTTCTGCTTTGTGGAGCTGCAGATACTTTGTATGGACACACATTCCAATTTACCTGAGTATAGAATCTGATTGTGAAACACCTGAAACCACGACCAGATGCACACACTGTGCAGTGGCTGTGGCCATGGTAACAGTTTTCTGTGGTCTAGGCTCTAATTGTGTTCTGTTGGAGTCAGGGCTTCCTGTCAGCTGATAGTGTAAACAGAATCCTGAAGTGCAGCGGATTGTTCCTGTTCGTTCCGTCACAGTAAACCAGTCCAGAGGTTTCACCGAGCTGTTCCTGTCTTTCATAGAGCTATGTGTGTCTGGATATATCTGTGGATACGTTTACAGCTTATTCATACTGTGAATGTTGAAACAGAACACAACACATAATTTAATCAGAAATCTACTACCAGTTTAAAATGCATGCCCCTCCCCCCCTCCATGGTGCTGGGGTGTTCCTGGGGACGCCTGGAAAGGGCCCCTCCCCCGGCGGCTCCCTGCACACGGCTCCGAGCGTCTGTCTGGGTGGAAATGAAGGGACATTGTACGTCATGCAGTGATAGGATGGGAGTGGAGGGGGCCAGCACAGAGAGACGAGGCCCTCCTGGTGGGACAGTCAGTGGTGGTGATGGCGGCCCCGCCCAGCTCTAGCTGTCTGTCTGGGTGTCTGCAGTCTCTGACGGGGACCCTGGCTCCTCCGGGGGGTCATCTGTGCTGGTGCTGGTGGAAACCTGAGTGGGGGTCCCGTAGAGCGAGGCAGCACCTTGGCCGGCCCCGGCATTGCTGTCGTCTTCCTCGGGGCCCGAGGCGGGGGCCAGCTGCAGGGAGCCGGGCAGCTTGACGGGGCAGAACGCCGAGCCCGTCGGGATGAAGTTGACCTTGTTTTTGTCGGGGCAGGAGAAGAGGGGGGCCGCTGCCGCCTGCCGGGAGCTGCAGGGGAACAAGCACAGTGACTGAGGGAGGAGCATTCATGAGGCGGATGAATACGGGCGTGAATCGGTCTGCACCTCATCTCCTCGAAGGCTTTGATCTTCTCACAGCCTTCCGGCGGCTCGCGCTTGAACATGTAGCTGTTGTTTGGTTTGGGTGAGGAGGCGAACTTTGGGAGCGGAGAGCTGCTGCCACtatctgaacacacacacacacacacacacacgcacacacacacacacacacacacacacacacacacccacaagaAGAGGCCTTCATGATTCCACACCAACACACTGGCAGCTCTGCCTGCTACAACACTTAAGATGTCAAGGGTAGAACGGTTCAGAGAAGATTTAAAAGGTTCCACATCCAGATTCCAAGATTCACTATGAACTTAGACACATGTACagttaatacaatttaaattaaaattctattccatttatatatgtttataaatATGTGTTTACTTTAGATatgtatttagaaaatatatacatgtatattcATTCCatgtaaaatattgaacaaaaactgtaaggaacaaagaaagaaagtaatgGATGACTGGGTAAATTCTAGGATGGATGggaataaaacagctgtttctgtgtaaaaacatgttaaaagttGTATGACTAGGTAATTATATTTTCTAGGAAGATATTGTTGACAATAATTAAGCACATACACAGAgtcttaaaaaagcaaatacaaaaatatcaaattgaaaaaaaaaatttttttcttgcattagTAATCAGTCAACTGattaaaacaagatatttattgCTGGTCGACCCAAAACATAAGCAAACTAAGAAGCCGCAGAATTGCTGAAATTTTAACACTGATCATAGATCTAGAATTGTTATTGTTAACTTGCTATTAAGTTTGAGGTAATGGTTTAGTAGTGAGCGAGCGTGTGTGAGACGTCAACACCACACATTATTCATTGCCTACAAAGATTTGCGCACTCACATCAGCCTCACTGTGCGTTCGTTGTAAACCTCTAAAAGCGTGATAAtatgataaataatatttgGGTGGCTGTCGGTCAATCAAGCagattagcttttatttttgacgCCTACCTCTGTGCAGTACTCTGAAAATGAGCCTCAGTGGGTTCATATAAatcaggggtccccaaagtgggtccctgcatgttttagttctctccttggtttaacgcacctgggtcaaatgatggctcgttagaaggcctgagaagaacattgacttgctgaaaaggttgttggtaccaccagggagagaactaaaacatgcaggacgccggccctcgaggaccgactttggggacccctgatATAAATACTGGTAGAGGTGAACCTGCTCTGCAAGAACGTCTTCCAAATGGTCCAGTTTGAGTTAAAGGCACTGCTGAAGTAAACTACAGAGACACCACAACCCACAAGGCTGCGTTCAGAGCCGTGGACTGTTGCTGTGCAGACCTGATTTTTACCAGCTTGCATTTTTGATCAATGAAGTCTGAATATTTTGTTACAGCTGGACGAAATCAGACTCAATAGTCTAACTGTAATTGTTCAACAGGtactggaaaatataaaaatgcatagAAGTGAGAATAAAATCTGACCCTGTTTGGTTCTAATTCAGTGATACCTCAATGCTTCAGGCCAGGCCTGGGTTTCCACTGAGACAGTAATGTTTTAATGCTGCTGTTCCTGACCTTTATCCCGGTCATACAGCAGATCCTCTGTAGAGTAAGGACTGCCATCATGTGACCCTGGAGGACAGGCTGGTGAGGGACAAGGAGACAGgctggagcagctgctggacCGCCCAGGGGCTGAAGGAGTCTGAGTGTCCACGCTGCGAGAACTGCTGCTCCGCTGCTGGGGAGGGAAGGGTGCCCGACGCCCATCCGGAACCTCCAGAGACTGCACAGCAGCAGGGGATGGAAACAGAATGTGAATGAGGTCTGAGACACAACGATCTGGCAGACACACAGGACAGAAGCAACTCAACAGGGACAAACCTTGAGCTCGTCCTTCTCTCCGTTGTCTTTGATGAAGACTTTCTCCAGCTCATGGTTGATGCCCTCCATGCTGCTGGGCACCCTGGAGATGGAGGGCTTTGGCACCGTGATGTTGGACAGCGGCATCTGGGCCGACTTCGACATGGAAAACTgctgcagcaaacacacacacacatatgcatcGTTCCTTTAATACTTTAAGTAAGACTCCTGGTATTGTTGAGTAAAtgcagtttatatatatatatatatatatatatatatatatatatatatatataccataATTGATAAATCATGATATCTGATTAATGATTTCAGCCCCATGCGgcacaataaacaaaatgaatgaagtGAAGCTCCAGGTGTTGGTGCAGGTACCTGAATGTAGCTGGCTGgtgtgcaggtgtggttgttacAGCTGGACAGGAAGGAAGCTGTTCTTCCACTGAGGGAGGAAGgctactcttcttcctctggATCACCTTCCTGTCTCCTGTGTTCCAGCTGCTGATCCTGTGAgcagaacaaatgaaaatcagatGTTTGGACAAATTGATGGTCTAGCAGCACTCACTTGACAGGCCCACCTGTTTATTTACTACTACACTGAATGATTTGTAAGGAACAACATGATGCATTATAGAATGTTTGGTTTGGAACCTTTGGCATATGCAGTGGAAATtaacatacatttaaaacatgtagaACCTTTTTTCTCTGACATTGAATCAGACGAAACCTTTTCTACTTTATTGATCTGAAGGagaaataaatgtagttttaacTCGGAtcaattcaaattcttcaaagagtagGTAGTGATGGCTGTTGGTAGATCTACTGTCGCAGTTtgtattacagtgaatttgaaccaacttctgactgaagactctgtTTTCCCcaagacagtctcatgaagaggatggtcagggttgtaaataatgttcttgattttatgaagaatcatTTTCTGCACCATCATATCCAGAGTTTCCAAAGTCATCCTCataacagaaccagccttctttatcaggctgttgagcctttttaggtCCCTGGTTCTGATGCCCCAACAGATGATGGCAGAAAAGATGAAACTCTCAACAGACTGATAGAAGATCTGCAGTatcttgctgcaaaccttgaaggattTTAGCTTCCTTAAGAAGTCTAGTCTGCTCTGTTCCTTCTTATAGACGCTTCACTGTTACTCAAATACCCTGAGGGACAAAAACCAAACCTTTTGGACCAGTGTTCATTATactaatacaaaaatattttgtaaaagtttttttagttATAGAAACATCACCAAATCTAAGTaaacattaattaaatgaaaaggggatggtaaatatttttgaaaaaaacaaaaaacatgatgaaattATTAGAGAATCCATCTATCTGTTGTGTATACCATATATCCATGGCTGATCAGCGGCGGCAGGGACCAGGAGAAACAACAACTTTTCACAGAGCCTATCCTCCCCACCCATTCTGCTGTCAGATGATGCCAAACCAGATCAACACCATAAACACAGGAGTCGACACACAGGAGCATTCCACAACATGCATGGAGCAGCTGTTACCGACGGAAACCGGTCAAAAATACACACCAGGCCAGCTGACTGTTCTGAGATCAGATTTGGAATGCACAGGAGACTGATCCCAAAATGGACCCAAgtttaattaattcattcatttttttaaatttaattttcctttggaatcaataaagtatttttgaaataaattgtattGAAATGATGGTccagttgccatggcaacagggCCTGACCTTCTTGTATAACTAGTCCTGAAAATActgctctgtttctttaaatctcCTGTAGGCTTCATGCTCTTCAGCTGTCAGCAGCGTTACTGGCAGCTATCAACTCCATTTAGCTTCACTTCTGTGTGACGTTACAGTAGTTAtacctgttgcaataagcaataaatcaatatatatgatatataaaatatattaaaacaaactcagatttttaaaaacctttcatttccattttcaggatttttttttcttctttctttctaccaaaaactgaacaaaaatctTCAGTGTGGTGTTTTGGTTTCAACTAGCCACTTTTTTCAATGTACAATTGTGTTCACAGACTTCagcatccattttatttgttgtttctgttattcacagaaacaacagaaacaacattttaaatattttgcatatttaaaatgtcttccggtttcagtgttaaatgttcctAAGAATTTAAAGATTATTGATCTATGAAAGAGTGTTCTTGCATAAtaatgccattaccattatgttacttgaaaatggtctcaaacaACAATGTTACTGTTTATCATGATAACTTCTGAGATAATTTATTATCCAGTTAAATTTGTTACAGTAACAAATTTAACTggataataaattatttacttctCAGACTAAAACTCAGAAGTCTACTTCtgagttttagtttttgaaacTGTAGTCAAAG from Xiphophorus maculatus strain JP 163 A chromosome 13, X_maculatus-5.0-male, whole genome shotgun sequence encodes:
- the LOC102236116 gene encoding glucocorticoid-induced transcript 1 protein-like encodes the protein MSKSAQMPLSNITVPKPSISRVPSSMEGINHELEKVFIKDNGEKDELKSLEVPDGRRAPFPPQQRSSSSRSVDTQTPSAPGRSSSCSSLSPCPSPACPPGSHDGSPYSTEDLLYDRDKDSGSSSPLPKFASSPKPNNSYMFKREPPEGCEKIKAFEEMSSRQAAAAPLFSCPDKNKVNFIPTGSAFCPVKLPGSLQLAPASGPEEDDSNAGAGQGAASLYGTPTQVSTSTSTDDPPEEPGSPSETADTQTDS